One window of the Acidimicrobiia bacterium genome contains the following:
- a CDS encoding four helix bundle protein, translating into MADYEKLRVWQEAHRVALRVYAVTQKYPKAERFSLTQQTRRAAASIASNISEGAGRGSDRDFARFVRYSVGSANEVEYQLRLAADLGYVDPATHADLRENVRLVRSMLGALGQRLTPRRR; encoded by the coding sequence GTGGCCGATTACGAGAAGCTCAGGGTCTGGCAAGAAGCGCATCGGGTTGCACTGCGGGTGTATGCCGTCACTCAGAAGTATCCGAAGGCCGAGCGATTCAGCCTGACTCAGCAGACTCGTCGGGCGGCCGCCTCGATCGCGTCGAACATCTCGGAGGGCGCAGGCCGCGGCTCTGATAGGGACTTTGCTCGCTTTGTTCGCTACTCAGTCGGATCGGCGAACGAGGTCGAGTACCAGCTCCGTTTGGCTGCGGACCTGGGGTATGTCGACCCCGCCACCCACGCCGACCTGCGCGAGAATGTACGACTCGTTCGGTCGATGCTGGGTGCTCTCGGTCAGCGCCTCACACCCCGTCGCCGGTAG
- the lgt gene encoding prolipoprotein diacylglyceryl transferase encodes MTTLLASIPSPPFNTIDLGPLTIHIYGILMGIAVATAYTITVRRYERFGGDPEVAGKTAMWAIVIGFAGARFAYVINRLDRFEGDWLGVFRIWEGGIAMFGGLTGGILGAVWAIRRHKGDFPAFLDAVALGLPAAQAIGRWGNYFNQELFGTPSTLPWALEIAPHRRPPQFAEFATFHPTFLYESLWSVATIFALLWVEKRFTLRRGSLFLCYLISYGTIRFGLELLRTDTSFRLFGLSRNGWVSLLVTLGAVAFLVWREKRGPRDEVASSE; translated from the coding sequence GTGACCACGCTGCTCGCATCGATCCCGTCGCCGCCGTTCAACACGATCGACCTCGGCCCGCTGACCATCCACATCTACGGCATCCTCATGGGGATCGCCGTCGCCACCGCCTACACGATCACCGTGCGGCGCTACGAGCGATTCGGCGGGGACCCGGAGGTGGCGGGTAAGACGGCCATGTGGGCGATCGTCATCGGCTTCGCCGGCGCCCGCTTCGCCTATGTGATCAACCGGTTGGACCGCTTCGAGGGTGACTGGCTCGGCGTGTTCCGCATCTGGGAGGGCGGCATCGCCATGTTCGGTGGCCTCACCGGCGGCATCCTCGGGGCGGTGTGGGCCATCCGGCGTCACAAGGGCGACTTTCCGGCGTTCTTGGACGCGGTGGCGCTCGGACTACCCGCGGCCCAGGCGATCGGGCGCTGGGGCAACTACTTCAACCAGGAGCTATTCGGCACGCCATCCACCCTGCCGTGGGCGTTGGAGATCGCCCCGCATCGACGGCCTCCCCAGTTCGCCGAATTCGCCACCTTCCACCCGACGTTCCTGTACGAGTCGCTGTGGAGCGTCGCCACCATTTTCGCCCTGCTGTGGGTAGAGAAGCGCTTCACCCTACGCCGCGGCAGCCTGTTTCTGTGCTACCTCATCTCGTACGGCACCATCCGCTTCGGCCTCGAGCTGCTGCGCACCGACACCAGCTTCCGACTGTTTGGCCTCAGCCGCAACGGGTGGGTGTCACTGTTGGTGACCCTCGGCGCGGTGGCCTTCCTGGTGTGGCGGGAGAAGAGAGGGCCGAGGGACGAAGTAGC
- a CDS encoding carboxymuconolactone decarboxylase family protein produces MTTHWHDVLADLRGPALELREAMGETWSGFVAMSSAATEDGVIPARLKEVMALAIAVSEQCDGCIASHAKKAARAGATPEEVAEGLAVALSMGGGPAATYGPRAWEAYQEFRADES; encoded by the coding sequence ATGACCACCCACTGGCACGATGTGCTCGCCGATCTGCGGGGACCGGCGTTGGAACTGCGCGAGGCGATGGGTGAGACGTGGTCTGGGTTCGTCGCGATGAGTTCCGCTGCCACCGAGGATGGGGTGATCCCCGCCCGGCTCAAGGAGGTGATGGCGCTCGCCATCGCCGTGTCCGAGCAGTGTGACGGGTGCATAGCCTCCCATGCCAAGAAGGCAGCACGGGCTGGCGCCACGCCCGAAGAGGTGGCTGAGGGCCTGGCGGTGGCTTTGTCGATGGGCGGCGGGCCGGCAGCCACTTACGGTCCCCGGGCCTGGGAGGCGTATCAGGAGTTCCGGGCGGACGAGTCGTGA
- a CDS encoding S1C family serine protease — MRRFALMMAMLLVVAACGDDGATTTTSTAPTTTPDSGGAVTSLQGVRSATVQIVARGTFVDPFEGTQINVPGAGSGFIIDPSGLAVTNNHVVTGAATLDVYVQGHDQPLNARIVGVSECNDLAVIDIAGDGFPYLEWYDGPITTGLRVYAAGYPLGDPEYTLLEGIVSKDRVDGNTPWSSNDAVIEHTAATHGGNSGGPVVSEDGRVVAVHYANNNVGQRFALARDIARPVIDQLSEGTDVESLGINGEAFIVEGFSGIWVFSVKSGSPADVAGVQGGDLVTSLEGLRLGEDGTMGDYCDVLRTRLVDDVLAIDVYRPATDQVLRGQINGRELEEVNLPGQGTGNEDPQPPGTDAYTYSIITDDSGSLQVSVPDQWFDVASGIWNYNGFEAGRFLSASPDLAMWAESWGIPGLFFGASQLLGMSPDEVLDAGRFDDQCDYLGRFEYDDGLYVGVFDSYENCGPEGSLFYVIAAEPPDFSFLVYLQVSVATDADVAALDEIIRTFQVVGDISP, encoded by the coding sequence GTGAGACGCTTTGCTCTGATGATGGCGATGCTGCTGGTCGTCGCCGCCTGTGGCGACGACGGCGCAACCACCACCACGTCCACCGCCCCGACGACCACGCCGGATTCGGGAGGGGCGGTCACCAGCCTGCAAGGCGTGCGGTCGGCGACCGTACAGATCGTCGCCCGAGGCACCTTCGTCGACCCATTCGAGGGGACCCAGATCAACGTCCCCGGCGCCGGCTCGGGCTTCATCATCGACCCCAGCGGGTTGGCAGTGACCAACAACCACGTGGTCACCGGAGCCGCCACCCTCGACGTGTACGTCCAGGGTCACGACCAGCCGCTCAACGCCCGGATCGTTGGGGTCTCAGAGTGCAACGACCTGGCGGTCATCGACATCGCCGGAGACGGGTTCCCCTACCTGGAGTGGTACGACGGGCCGATCACCACCGGCCTGAGGGTCTACGCCGCCGGATACCCCCTGGGCGACCCGGAGTACACCCTCCTCGAAGGCATCGTTTCCAAGGACCGGGTCGACGGGAACACCCCGTGGTCTTCCAACGACGCCGTCATCGAACACACCGCTGCCACCCATGGGGGAAACTCGGGCGGGCCGGTGGTCAGCGAAGACGGCCGGGTGGTGGCGGTCCACTACGCCAACAACAACGTGGGCCAGCGGTTCGCTCTCGCCCGGGACATCGCCCGGCCGGTGATCGACCAACTCAGCGAGGGGACCGACGTCGAGAGCCTTGGGATCAACGGCGAGGCGTTCATCGTCGAGGGGTTCTCCGGCATCTGGGTGTTCTCGGTGAAGTCGGGCTCTCCCGCCGACGTGGCCGGGGTCCAGGGCGGTGATCTGGTCACCTCCCTGGAGGGCCTGCGGCTCGGCGAGGACGGGACCATGGGCGACTACTGCGACGTGCTGCGCACCCGCTTGGTGGACGACGTGCTCGCCATAGACGTGTACCGGCCAGCGACCGACCAGGTGCTGCGCGGCCAGATCAACGGGCGGGAACTGGAGGAGGTCAACCTCCCCGGCCAGGGCACCGGCAACGAAGACCCACAACCCCCAGGGACGGACGCGTACACCTACTCAATCATCACCGACGACTCCGGTTCGCTCCAGGTGAGCGTGCCCGATCAGTGGTTCGACGTGGCGTCGGGCATCTGGAACTACAACGGGTTCGAGGCGGGACGCTTCCTGAGCGCCTCTCCGGACCTCGCCATGTGGGCAGAATCTTGGGGCATCCCCGGGCTGTTCTTCGGCGCATCCCAGCTGCTCGGCATGAGTCCCGACGAAGTCCTCGACGCTGGGCGTTTCGACGACCAATGCGACTATCTGGGGCGGTTCGAGTATGACGACGGACTGTACGTCGGCGTCTTCGATTCGTACGAGAACTGCGGCCCCGAGGGCAGTCTGTTCTACGTCATCGCCGCCGAGCCGCCGGACTTCAGCTTCCTGGTCTACCTGCAGGTGTCGGTGGCGACCGACGCCGACGTGGCTGCACTCGACGAGATCATCAGGACGTTCCAAGTGGTGGGGGACATAAGTCCCTGA
- a CDS encoding SPFH domain-containing protein has protein sequence MNFDIDPVLLVLIVIGLAVLIYAAKALKIVTQFEKGLVERFGRFDRMVDPGLRFIIPFIERIRRIDMREQVVDVPPQEVITKDNVVVTVDAVVYYQATDPVKLKYNVANFILAATKLAQTNLRNIVGELQLDEALTSRDMINAQLRSVLDEATDVWGTRVVRVEIQRIDPPPDITEAMHRQMKAERDRRATVTEAEGEKRAAILRAEGIKEARILEAQGQAQAIKEVAEAEKFQLHTVADGEAQAIERVFAAIHAGDPSPDLIAIRYLDALPKIADGQATKLFFPYEASGILSSLGAIKGVFEDDGGKKK, from the coding sequence ATGAACTTCGACATAGACCCGGTACTCCTGGTACTGATCGTCATCGGCCTGGCGGTGCTGATTTATGCAGCAAAGGCCCTCAAGATCGTCACCCAGTTCGAAAAGGGACTGGTGGAGCGGTTCGGCCGGTTCGACCGGATGGTCGACCCGGGACTGCGTTTCATCATCCCGTTCATCGAGCGCATCCGCCGCATCGACATGCGCGAACAGGTGGTCGACGTTCCACCCCAGGAGGTCATCACCAAGGACAACGTGGTGGTCACCGTCGACGCCGTCGTCTACTACCAGGCGACCGACCCGGTGAAGCTCAAGTACAACGTGGCGAACTTCATCCTCGCCGCCACCAAGCTGGCCCAGACGAACCTGAGGAATATCGTCGGCGAACTCCAGTTGGACGAGGCGCTCACCTCTCGCGACATGATCAACGCCCAGCTACGCAGCGTCCTCGACGAGGCCACCGACGTGTGGGGCACCCGGGTGGTCCGCGTCGAAATCCAGCGGATCGACCCGCCACCGGACATCACCGAGGCCATGCACCGTCAGATGAAGGCGGAGCGTGATCGTCGTGCCACCGTCACCGAGGCCGAAGGTGAGAAGCGTGCCGCCATCCTTCGCGCCGAAGGCATCAAGGAGGCCCGCATCCTGGAGGCGCAGGGCCAGGCGCAGGCGATCAAGGAAGTCGCCGAGGCGGAGAAGTTCCAATTGCACACCGTGGCCGACGGTGAGGCGCAAGCGATCGAGCGAGTGTTCGCCGCCATCCACGCCGGTGACCCGTCGCCCGACCTCATCGCTATTCGCTACTTGGACGCGCTACCCAAGATCGCCGACGGTCAGGCAACCAAGCTGTTCTTCCCCTACGAAGCCAGCGGCATCCTGAGCAGCCTGGGAGCCATCAAGGGCGTGTTCGAGGACGACGGGGGCAAGAAGAAGTAG
- a CDS encoding NfeD family protein gives MDNETWRWVWVIATLVLGFGEIVTAGFFMLPFAVGALVATVLAWVGVAPLVQLLTFLTVSLIALFVLQRFVKKIDKDTPLMGSNRMLGQRGKVTEIIDPQSGTGRVRVETEDWRATTDGDDLEVGAAVRVTGIRGTRLVVEKVD, from the coding sequence ATGGACAATGAGACCTGGCGCTGGGTGTGGGTCATCGCGACCCTGGTCCTCGGATTCGGTGAGATCGTCACCGCCGGGTTCTTCATGCTTCCGTTCGCCGTCGGGGCCCTCGTCGCCACCGTTCTCGCCTGGGTTGGCGTCGCGCCGTTGGTTCAGTTGCTCACCTTCCTCACCGTTTCCCTCATCGCACTCTTCGTGCTGCAGCGGTTCGTCAAGAAGATCGACAAGGACACGCCCCTCATGGGTTCCAACCGCATGCTCGGGCAGAGAGGCAAGGTCACCGAGATCATCGACCCACAGTCCGGCACCGGACGGGTGCGCGTCGAAACCGAGGATTGGCGGGCCACCACCGACGGGGACGACCTCGAGGTGGGCGCCGCCGTGCGGGTCACCGGTATCCGGGGAACCCGCCTTGTCGTCGAGAAAGTCGATTGA